A single Aspergillus chevalieri M1 DNA, chromosome 3, nearly complete sequence DNA region contains:
- a CDS encoding GNAT family N-acetyltransferase (COG:S;~EggNog:ENOG410QE17;~InterPro:IPR000182,IPR016181;~PFAM:PF13508,PF00583,PF08445;~go_function: GO:0008080 - N-acetyltransferase activity [Evidence IEA]), whose translation MRCGAGRVVVSGSGEAPRLRVKNLNLSPSPPQNTVRIPPSATAYNWIILHPATDFIEKILNCHSNGLECGSVERMPDITISDIHSLNQKEAFEILAQIARVEKKTFPSNETFFFGQELWRKKPNTRVLYATSAPAPGARPVLIAYAVYVRQKGAALLHKVCVIEALRRQGVGQTLMEYMQQRLQKEGCQYIQLWVDKAREPARALYTRTGFRAREEIADYYAPGRTGIRMVLDLECDV comes from the coding sequence ATGCGATGCGGTGCTGGGAGGGTGGTTGTCAGTGGATCGGGTGAGGCTCCGCGTCTTCGCGTCAAAAACCTCAACCTCTCCCCATCGCCTCCTCAAAACACCGTCAGGATACCACCATCTGCAACAGCTTACAATTGGATAATACTACACCCTGCTACAGACTTTATTGAAAAAATCTTAAACTGCCACTCTAACGGCCTTGAATGTGGATCCGTCGAAAGAATGCCGGATATCACCATCTCGGACATTCATTCCTTGAACCAAAAGGAAGCATTCGAGATTCTCGCACAGATTGCACGCGTCGAGAAGAAGACGTTCCCCAGCAATGAaacctttttttttggccAAGAGCTGTGGCGAAAGAAGCCCAATACGCGAGTCTTGTATGCCACCAGTGCCCCGGCCCCAGGTGCCCGTCCTGTTCTAATAGCGTATGCTGTCTATGTCCGGCAGAAGGGAGCAGCCCTGCTACATAAGGTGTGCGTGATAGAGGCACTTCGTCGACAGGGTGTCGGGCAGACATTGATGGAGTATATGCAGCAACGTCTACAAAAAGAAGGGTGCCAGTATATCCAGTTATGGGTGGATAAGGCCAGGGAGCCCGCGCGGGCGTTGTATACTCGCACCGGGTTCAGAGCACGGGAGGAAATCGCGGATTACTATGCCCCTGGACGTACTGGCATCAGGATGGTACTCGATCTTGAATGTGATGTTTGA
- a CDS encoding mitotic-spindle organizing protein 1 (COG:Z;~EggNog:ENOG410PS3P;~InterPro:IPR022214;~PFAM:PF12554;~go_component: GO:0008274 - gamma-tubulin ring complex [Evidence IEA];~go_process: GO:0033566 - gamma-tubulin complex localization [Evidence IEA]) yields the protein MPSQADDKRQAAREVIDILHEISMLLNTHLDRTELSLCVSLIENGVNPEALAIVIKDLRREAASQGHYPDEQIMQE from the exons ATGCCTTCTCAAGCCGATGACAAGCGCCAGGCCGCGCGCGAAGTCATCGACATTCTTCACGAGATCTCAATGCTCCTC AATACGCATCTCGATCGGACAGAGCTATCCCTATGTGTCTCGCTAATCGAGAACGGTGTCAATCCGGAAGCGCTGGCG ATAGTGATTAAGGATCTTCGACGGGAGGCAGCTTCTCAAGGGCATTATCCAGACGAGCAAATCATGCAGGAGTGA
- the CUE5 gene encoding CUE domain-containing protein (COG:O;~EggNog:ENOG410PJY8;~InterPro:IPR041807,IPR003892,IPR009060;~PFAM:PF02845;~go_function: GO:0005515 - protein binding [Evidence IEA];~go_function: GO:0043130 - ubiquitin binding [Evidence IEA]) gives MSEEDKSAPNKLPVGPNSPKPESPTTARPLDFDDEPQETGVINTSASSGTAQQGDTEAAPPKPPRPLSPRQQAENTLKEAFPTLDASVVKAVLVASNWNVERAFHALLGMTDPNAQVEDVPPAKPPRPSAAQRQVEADEIYARQLAEHYNRRVPQSRWDEEARYRQRRGSDASEERDYSFFDDDLPVIRENLRKGFEDTQTKVSSWVQNLKKRWDGEGMDDEQSGRSYGEEPNYSRPRRSGDLGRRSGDRERYDADPQLLDDDFAALELRDSEAPPPRPPRPLANPDLQKTSSSSPDRRKVSFQEGPPTEIGSSQGASGSAKPAPPSKPSKWQPLTTVEPSPVGEHDPFSLGDSEDEKDTKARDQSTTGEGEQSKKATVEDDNSKAETGKS, from the exons ATGTCGGAGGAAGACAAGAGT GCGCCTAACAAGCTGCCCGTGGGGCCAAACAGTCCCAAGCCAGAATCGCCCACGACTGCGCGTCCTTTGGATTTTGATGATGAACCTCAAGAAACCGGTGTCATCAATACTTCTGCTTCCTCAGGAACTGCTCAGCAAGGTGATACGGAAGCTGCCCCGCCAAAGCCCCCGCGTCCATTGAGCCCCCGACAACAAGCCGAGAACACCCTTAAAGAAGCATTTCCGACTCTCGACGCCTCAGTTGTCAAAGCTGTGCTGGTTGCTAGCAACTGGAATGTGGAGCGGGCGTTCCATGCTCTTCTGG GCATGACCGATCCTAACGCGCAAGTTGAAGACGTACCCCCTGCAAAACCACCCCGGCCATCTGCGGCTCAAAGACAAGTGGAAGCGGATGAGATTTATGCCCGTCAACTAGCGGAACACTACAATCGCCGTGTGCCGCAGTCCCGCTGGGACGAGGAAGCTCGCTACCGACAGAGGAGAGGCAGTGACGCATCTGAGGAGAGAGATTATAGCTTTTTCGATG ATGATCTCCCTGTCATCCGTGAAAACCTTCGCAAAGGATTCGAGGACACTCAGACGAAGGTCAGTTCGTGGGTGCAGAACTTGAAGAAACGTTGGGATGGTGAGGGCATGGACGACGAACAGTCTGGTCGAAGTTATGGCGAGGAACCAAATTATAGTCGACCAAGGCGAAGCGGAGATTTGGGCCGTCGCAGTGGGGATCGCGAACGGTATGATGCAGACCCTCAGCTCTTGGATGATGACTTTGCTGCTCTTGAGCTGAGAGACTCCGAAG CTCCGCCCCCACGTCCCCCAAGGCCGCTTGCCAATCCAGATCTACAGAAAACTTCGTCTTCCTCACCCGACAGGCGAAAGGTGTCCTTCCAGGAGGGTCCCCCGACGGAGATTGGCAGTTCCCAAGGTGCATCCGGATCGGCTAAGCCCGCCCCTCCTAGCAAACCGAGCAAGTGGCAGCCTTTGACTACAGTTGAGCCTTCCCCTGTCGGAGAGCATGATCCATTCAGCCTTGGCGACAGCGAAGATGAGAAGGATACGAAAGCCAGAGACCAGAGCACCACTGGTGAGGGCGAGCAGTCTAAGAAGGCGACGGTAGAGGATGACAACAGCAAGGCAGAGACAGGAAAGTCATAG
- a CDS encoding putative ATP dependent RNA helicase (COG:A;~EggNog:ENOG410PG85;~InterPro:IPR011709,IPR027417,IPR007502,IPR014001, IPR001650,IPR002464;~PFAM:PF04408,PF07717,PF00271;~go_function: GO:0004386 - helicase activity [Evidence IEA]) has translation MTSEMDLSTTFIPSLHKPAALLPIARHRRSLLYLIETYPVTIVVGHTGSGKTTQLPQYLDQAGWCADGKAIAVTQPRRVAASTVATRVAEEMRCKVGEEVGYSIRFEDQTSASTRIKFLTDGMLLREALVDPLLSRYSVIMVDEAHERSLSTDVLLGILKKIMKRRPELRIIVSSATLQAEDFLHFFAGEKFKYDADPGELGGKVGRIISLEGRMYPVDTLFLESPAEDYVERAVKTVFDIHLQEDEGDILLFLTGREEIDTAIQLISDHAATLHPKAQALQPLPLYSGLTTDQQMYVFEPAPENTRKVIVSTNIAEASVTIDGIVYVVDCGFAKLRAYSPSTGIETLTVVPISKAAAVQRAGRAGRTKPGKCFRLYTQEAYEHLQDATVPEIQRSNLTPVIMQLKALGIDNIVRFDFLTPPPAELVIRAFELLYSLGAVDDYAKLTKPLGIRMAELAVDPMMGKALLSASSFDCLSEILTIAAMVSLQGAVWVQHEGDRKSSESSRRKFAVEEGDHLTYLNVYQAFVTKGKKDSKWCRDNLLNYRSLQRAVSIRAQLKRFLERFGVKADESLSSSSYRQADLSRKPEQIQRCLTTGYFAHAAKMQPDGTFKTVSGGLTLHAHPSSLMFNRKADWVIFHEIIQTGDKTFIRDVTKIERSYLTEYAPNFYRVQ, from the exons ATGACTTCAGAAATGGATCTTTCCACCACCTTCATCCCATCGCTACACAAGCCTGCTGCACTGTTGCCAATTGCACGACATAGGCGTAGTCTACTTTATCTTATCGAGACCTATCCAGTCACCATTGTtgttggacataccggaAGTGGAAAGACAACGCAACTTCCGCAGTACTTGGATCAAGCAGGATGGTGTGCAGATGGGAAGGCCATCGCGGTCACGCAG CCACGGCGAGTAGCGGCTAGTACGGTGGCCACCAGAGTAGCTGAAGAGATGCGCTGCAAGGTCGGCGAAGAGGTGGGCTACTCGATCCGTTTTGAGGATCAGACCTCTGCGTCTACAAGGATCAAATTCCTAACGGATGGCATGTTGCTTAGAGAGGCCCTTGTAGATCCTCTTCTGTCTCGTTACTCGGTTATTATGGTCGATGAGGCACATGAAAGGTCTCTCAGCACAGATGTTCTCTTGGGTATTTTGAAGAAGATTATGAAACGGCGGCCGGAGCTGCGCATCATAGTAAGCAGTGCTACCTTGCAAGCTGAAGACTTTCTCCATTTCTTCGCGGGAGAGAAATTCAAATATGACGCGGATCCGGGGGAGCTCGGTGGGAAGGTTGGAAGAATCATCAGTCTCGAGGGGCGAATGTATCCAGTCGATACCCTTTTTCTCGAATCACCTGCAGAAGACTATGTAGAGAGAGCTGTCAAAACAGTATTTGACATACATCTacaagaagatgaaggggaTATTTTACTCTTTTTAACAGGACGGGAGGAAATCGACACAGCTATTCAATTGATTTCCGATCATGCTGCTACGTTGCACCCTAAGGCACAAGCCTTACAGCCACTACCTCTATATTCTGGTCTTACCACAGACCAGCAGATGTATGTTTTCGAACCAGCACCGGAAAACACGCGCAAGGTCATTGTGTCGACCAACATCGCGGAAGCGTCAGTGACAATTGATGGGATTGTGTACGTGGTTGACTGCGGCTTCGCAAAGCTCAGAGCGTATAGTCCCAGCACTGGCATCGAAACGTTGACTGTGGTGCCCATTTCAAAGGCCGCTGCAGTCCAGCGAGCTGGTCGTGCCGGACGTACCAAGCCTGGCAAATGCTTTCGTCTTTACACTCAAGAGGCATACGAACACCTTCAAGATGCAACAGTCCCAGAAATTCAGCGATCAAATTTGACGCCTGTTATTATGCAGCTCAAGGCTTTGGGCATAGATAATATTGTCCGGTTTGATTTTCTGACACCTCCTCCCGCGGAGCTAGTTATCCGTGCATTTGAGCTTCTATATTCCCTTGGTGCTGTGGATGATTATGCCAAACTCACCAAGCCATTGGGGATACGAATGGCCGAACTTGCGGTTGATCCTATGATGGGCAAAGCGCTTCTTTCTGCCTCGTCATTTGACTGTCTGAGCGAAATTCTCACGATTGCCGCCATGGTCAGTCTCCAGGGAGCCGTATGGGTACAGCATGAGGGTGATAGGAAATCGTCAGAGAGCAGTCGCAGGAAATTTGCCGTCGAAGAGGGCGACCACTTGACGTATCTCAACGTCTATCAAGCATTCGTCACGAAAGGGAAAAAGGATTCCAAGTGGTGTCGCGACAACCTTCTCAATTACCGGTCTTTGCAACGTGCCGTGAGCATCCGGGCCCAGCTTAAACGCTTTCTTGAACGTTTTGGTGTCAAGGCCGACGAATCACTTTCGTCCTCCAGTTATCGACAAGCAGATTTAAGCAGAAAACCTGAGCAGATCCAGAGGTGTCTAACAACAGGCTACTTTGCCCATGCTGCTAAGATGCAACCGGATGGAACATTTAAGACAGTCAGTGGTGGTCTTACGCTTCACGCGCATCCCAGTTCGCTGATGTTT AACCGGAAAGCAGATTGGGTCATCTTCCATGAGATCATACAAACAGGTGACAAGACTTTTATTCGAGATGTCACTAAGATCGAAAGGAGCTATCTTACAGAATATGCTCCCAACTTTTACAGAGTCCAGTGA
- a CDS encoding PITH domain-containing protein (COG:O;~EggNog:ENOG410PNU2;~InterPro:IPR008979,IPR010400,IPR037047;~PFAM:PF06201), which translates to MSGHNHNHHHHGGHCHGEHDHSNDITPAVQSLLYTQIQFDAINTLNEDRPRSGAAIVQKSWAERLNDQPELESDADEQLLMHIPFTGQVKVHSLLIYTAPTPSAPKTLKLFKNREDLDFSTASELKPTQTLEIPQPVPGADVFEMPLNRAHWNTTTSITLFFENNWSDGEEDVTKVGYIGFKGQFMALNREPINFIYEAAANPGDHVSITGINEMGGRIMPGQ; encoded by the exons ATGTCAGGACACAAtcataatcatcatcatcatggtGGTCATTGCCATGGTGAACACGACCATTCCAACGACATCACCCCGGCTGTTCAGTCCCTTCTCTACACCCAGATTCAGTTCGATGCCATCAACACACTAAATG AGGATAGACCAAGATCTGGAGCTGCAATTGTTCAGAAGTCATGGGCGGAGAGATTGAACGACCAGCCTGAGCTGGAGAGTGACGCTGATGAACAGCTGCTCATGCATATCCC ATTTACTGGTCAGGTCAAAGTTCACTCGCTTCTGATCTACACTGCACCGACTCCGTCTGCCCCTAAGACCCTGAAGCTGTTCAAGAACCGCGAGGACCTCGACTTTTCAACTGCCTCAGAACTCAAACCGACCCAGACCCTGGAGATTCCACAGCCGGTCCCTGGCGCCGATGTTTTTGAGATGCCCTTGAACCGTGCTCACTGGAACACAACTACCTCGATCACTCTCTTTTTCGAAAATAACTGGAGTGACGGAGAGGAGGATGTGACCAAAGTTGGGTATATTGGATTCAAAGGTCAGTTCATGGCATTGAATCGTGAACCTATCAATTTCATCTACGAAGCGGCAGCGAATCCGGGAGACCATGTCTCAATTACAGGAATCAATGAGATGGGAGGGCGGATCATGCCCGGACAGTGA
- the VPS20 gene encoding ESCRT-III subunit protein VPS20 (BUSCO:EOG09264IIZ;~COG:U;~EggNog:ENOG410PPFV;~InterPro:IPR005024;~PFAM:PF03357;~go_process: GO:0007034 - vacuolar transport [Evidence IEA]) has translation MGNISSSPKISAQDRAILDLKNQRDKLHQYQKRITVLTTRETKIAKECLARGDRRSALLALRRKKYQESLLAKSDGQLEQLEQLVGQVEFSLVQKDVLFGLQQGTRVLQAINKEMGGIEGVEKLMGETEEARSYQEEISQMLAGNLSNQDEDEVEEELAALQGPVVLPEPPTTTPKQPEIPVIATEEGTTEQGEVVRKEARAAVPAS, from the exons ATGGGCAACATCTCCAGCTCTCCCAAGATATCCGCCCAGGATCG TGCGATCCTCGACCTAAAGAACCAACGCGATAAGCTCCATCAGTACCAGAAACGCATCACCGTCCTCACAACGCGCGAAACCAAAATCGCGAAAGAATGCCTAGCCCGGGGTGATCGAAGAAGTGCACTTCTTGCCCTTCGCCGCAAGAAATACCAGGAGTCCCTGCTGGCCAAGAGTGATGGACAGCTCGAGCAACTTGAGCAATTAGTCGGGCAGGTAGAGTTCTCGCTCGTGCAGAAAGATGTGCTTTTCGGGTTGCAACAAGGAACGCGAGTTTTGCAGGCTATCAACAAGGAGATGGGCGGGATTGAAGGCGTAGAGAAGCTGATGGGGGAGACAGAAGAGGCGCGCTCGTATCAAGAA GAAATCAGCCAAATGCTTGCGGGAAATCTCTCGAACCaggacgaagacgaagtCGAAGAGGAATTGGCGGCGCTGCAAGGTCCAGTAGTATTGCCAGAGCCTCCTACGACAACTCCAAAACAGCCAGAAATACCAGTTATAGCGACAGAAGAGGGGACGACGGAGCAAGGGGAAGTGGTCAGAAAGGAAGCACGAGCTGCGGTCCCAGCTTCTTGA
- a CDS encoding putative AAA family ATPase/60S ribosome export protein Rix7 (BUSCO:EOG09261YV6;~COG:O;~EggNog:ENOG410PHRK;~InterPro:IPR041569,IPR003959,IPR027417,IPR003593, IPR003960;~PFAM:PF00004,PF17862,PF05496,PF07724;~go_function: GO:0005524 - ATP binding [Evidence IEA];~go_function: GO:0016887 - ATPase activity [Evidence IEA]), whose amino-acid sequence MRQANRGGRPTLRQGLDRDVYQVVRKIVDDQIEKDQLRLTVPAIYDSIKKSNSSLNRRPKRVLEDSLERVVELVKVDVFGDDEEDSVEGDFEGLEEQQPPPQESNSLNKSLVSMWNTGPKTQTPTEANGTDNTSAPTSTSTKKRERQNKGESSSKRRKAESQVDRSPPTHVSLTDLGGLDEVIEDLGDLVILPMTRPQVYLSSNVQPPRGVLLHGPPGCGKTMIANAFAAELGVPFISISAPSIVSGMSGESEKALREHFEEAKRIAPCLIFIDEIDAITPKRESAQREMEKRIVAQLLTCLDDLALEKTEGKPVIVLAATNRPDSLDAALRRGGRFDKEINMTVPSEPVREKIIRALTRKMRLADDLDFKTLAKRTPGFVGADLNDLVSTAGAAAIKRYLEILKSNSGEEMDIEDESDEVSPKIKELRRLIMHAKENPVGEESQVVEVSNQDFFTALPKIQPSSKREGFATIPDTTWADIGALGGVRDELATAIVEPIRNPEVYESVGITAPTGVLLWGPPGCGKTLLAKAVANESRANFISVKGPELLNKFVGESERSVRQVFVRARSSVPCVIFFDELDALVPRRDDTVSEASARVVNTLLTELDGLGSSRQGIYVIAATNRPDIIDPAMLRPGRLETLLFVNLPSPTERVEILQTLLRNLSIEFTEDLRKLAEDCEGFSGADLGSLLRRAGYSAIKRRDTIKFEDFVAAKSFIRPSVTDLKKYEKLKRDWSGGVM is encoded by the exons ATGCGCCAGGCAAATCGCGGAGGCAGGCCGACTTTGCGGCAGGGCTTGGATCGCGAT GTCTACCAAGTTGTGCGCAAAATTGTCGACGACCAGATTGAGAAAGATCAGCTGCGGCTAACCGTTCCCGCCATATATGACAGCATCAAGAAATCGAATTCCAGCCTGAACCGGAGACCAAAGAGGGTATTAGAGGACAGTCTCGAGCGAGTCGTGGAACTGGTGAAAGTCGATGTATtcggagatgatgaagaggattcaGTAGAGGGTGACTTTGAGGGCTTAGAAGAGCAGCAGCCTCCGCCCCAG GAATCCAACAGTCTCAATAAGAGCCTCGTCAGCATGTGGAATACTGGTCCGAAGACGCAAACACCAACCGAAGCAAATGGCACTGATAATACGTCGGCACCTACATCGACGTCAACAAAGAAACGAGAACGGCAAAATAAGGGCGAATCTTCTTCCAAGCGACGGAAAGCCGAATCCCAAGTCGATAGATCACCGCCGACACATGTGAGCCTTACGGATTTGGGTGGATTGGACGAAGTCATTGAAGACCTGGGTGATCTCGTGATTCTGCCGATGACCCGTCCTCAAGTGTACCTGTCGTCGAATGTCCAACCACCACGAGGTGTCTTATTACATGGTCCGCCAGGATGCGGTAAAACGATGATTGCGAACGCCTTTGCGGCCGAACTCGGAGTTCCGTTCATTTCTATTTCAGCACCATCGATTGTGTCGGGAATGTCTGGTGAATCCGAAAAGGCGCTCCGGGAACACTTTGAAGAGGCCAAACGAATCGCACCTTGCCTTATCTTCATAGATGAAATAGACGCCATTACGCCAAAGCGCGAAAGTGCACAGAGGGAAATGGAAAAGAGAATTGTCGCACAGCTCTTGACATGTTTGGATGATCTGGCTTTGGAGAAGACGGAAGGGAAGCCTGTTATTGTCCTCGCAGCGACCAACCGTCCGGATAGCTTGGACGCAGCCCTACGTCGCGGTGGGAGATTTGATAAGGAAATCAACATGACTGTTCCGTCGGAACCTGTACGGGAGAAGATTATTCGGGCTCTCACACGCAAGATGCGCCTTGCAGACGACCTTGATTTCAAGACGTTGGCCAAGAGGACACCGGGTTTCGTTGGTGCTGATTTGAACGATCTCGTCTCGACAGCCGGAGCTGCTGCTATTAAAAGGTACCTTGAAATTCTGAAATCCAACAGTGGTGAGGAAATGGATATCGAAGATGAATCGGACGAAGTTAGTCCCAAGATTAAAGAATTGCGACGGCTTATTATGCATGCAAAAGAGAACCCCGTGGGCGAGGAATCCCAAGTGGTTGAGGTCTCAAATCAGGATTTCTTCACGGCACTCCCCAAAATTCAACCATCATCCAAGCGTGAAGGCTTTGCGACGATTCCCGATACTACCTGGGCAGACATTGGTGCATTGGGAGGTGTCCGTGATGAGCTTGCTACTGCCATTGTTGAACCAATTAGAAACCCCGAAGTCTACGAAAGCGTCGGTATCACTGCACCAACAGGAGTCTTGCTCTGGGGTCCACCTGGTTGTGGTAAAACACTACTCGCCAAAGCCGTGGCCAACGAGTCCCGCGCGAACTTCATCAGCGTTAAAGGACCCGAGTTACTTAACAAATTTGTCGGAGAGTCCGAACGGTCCGTACGGCAAGTCTTCGTCCGCGCTCGCTCGTCTGTACCCTGCGTTATCTTCTTTGATGAACTAGATGCTCTTGTCCCCCGTCGTGACGATACAGTTTCTGAAGCCTCTGCACGTGTCGTGAACACACTACTCACTGAACTCGACGGTTTGGGCAGCAGCCGTCAAGGCATCTATGTCATCGCAGCAACCAACAGACCGGATATCATCGATCCCGCTATGCTCCGTCCAGGCCGTCTTGAGACCCTCCTCTTCGTGAACCTGCCAAGCCCAACGGAGCGTGTGGAGATATTGCAGACGCTCCTGCGCAACCTGTCCATCGAGTTCACCGAGGATCTCAGGAAACTGGCCGAGGACTGCGAAGGGTTCAGTGGTGCAGACTTGGGAAGTCTGCTTCGCAGAGCTGGATACTCCGCTATCAAGAGGCGGGATACCATCAAATTCGAGGACTTTGTGGCCGCCAAGTCGTTTATCCGGCCCAGTGTTACTGATTTGAAGAAGTatgagaagttgaagaggGATTGGAGCGGAGGCGTTATGTAA
- a CDS encoding putative MFS multidrug transporter (COG:G;~EggNog:ENOG410QE31;~InterPro:IPR020846,IPR011701,IPR036259;~PFAM:PF07690;~TransMembrane:14 (i62-83o103-121i128-148o154-179i191-210o222-240i260-277o289-310i331-354o366-386i393-412o418-443i455-475o495-514i);~go_function: GO:0022857 - transmembrane transporter activity [Evidence IEA];~go_process: GO:0055085 - transmembrane transport [Evidence IEA]), whose translation MNPETPEHSANHLAEVAEDADIFAQEKGINNEYQGPNARTLPDAETIERLGRQRPVHFSNKWTELAFCFSIFMCQILSEYYVSGSNVLLPTLIKELDIPPSQSIWPATALSLVVTATLLIFGRLADMFGGFVLYFGGMVWLTITSLIAGFSQNWLMLFIFRALQGLGLAAFLPSSIMILGRVYRPGPRKNLVFSIYGACAALGFFVGIFFSGICGEFLSWSWYFFFGAIFSAITAVSSYFSIPSDWTEKRATSKASMDWIGSALLVPGMVLFVFSIADSAHAPQGWKTSYIIVCLILGVLFLGAFIYVEGWVVENPLMPGDLFSVKYMKPLILALLCLYGCLGIYLLYACLYMQDFMGASPLQVVAWAVPMAVGGLILSVAGGYLLHMLNGTILIIIACLGYLASGLLFALIPLGGNYWAFVFPAMIGGTIGIDISFNVTNIFITTNLSKERQGLAGALINCTLHFGIAIMLAFADIVQVHTEEYLGLRKSYQAAFWFQVGLAGFALAVVIAFVRIESAKSELTVDEKLELEAAARQT comes from the exons ATGAACCCTGAAACGCCGGAACACAGTGCCAATCATTTGGCTGAGGTAGCAGAGGATGCTGATATTTTTGCTCAAGAGAAGGGTATCAATAATGAATATCAAGGGCCAAATGCCCGAACACTGCCAGATGCAGAGACAATCGAGCGATTAGGGCGACAACGCCCTGTTCATTTCTCGAATAAATGGACAGAATTGGCATTCTGTTTCTCAATATTCATGTGCCAGATCCTTTCG GAATACTATGTATCCGGCTCTAATGTCCTTCTTCCCACGTTGATAAAGGAGTTGGACATCCCTCCTAGCCAGTCCATTTGGCCAGCCACGGCCTTGTCCCTTGTCGTCACGGCCACCTTGCTCATATTTGGTCGTTTGGCGGACATGTTTGGAGGATTCGTGCTTTACTTTGGAGGGATGGTGTGGCTGACCATCACCTCACTCATCGCCGGGTTCTCCCAGAACTGGTTGATGCTGTTTATCTTCCGAGCACTACAAGGGCTGGGATTGGCAGCATTCCTACCCTCGAGTATCATGATTCTCGGCAGAGTGTACCGACCAGGACCTCGTAAAAACCTCGTCTTTAGCATCTATGGCGCCTGCGCAGCGCTGGGGTTCTTCGTCGGAATTTTCTTCTCTGGTATCTGCGGTGAATTCCTGTCATGGTCGTGGTATTTTTTCTTCGGTGCCATTTTCTCTGCTATCACGGCCGTGTCGTCTTACTTTTCGATTCCCTCGGATTGGACCGAGAAGCGAGCAACATCCAAGGCTAGTATGGACTGGATCGGATCCGCCTTGCTCGTACCAGGCATGGTGCTGTTTGTTTTTTCCATTGCGGACAGTGCACATGCTCCCCAGGGTTGGAAGACGTCATATATCATTGTTTGTCTGATTCTTGGTGTTTTATTTTTGGGGGCCTTTATTTATGTGGAGGGCTGGGTTGTCGAGAATCCTTTGATGCCGGGCGATTTGTTCTCGGTGAAGTACATGAAACCGCTTATTCTCGCTCTCCTCTGCTTGTATGGCTGCCTTGGGATTTATCTTCTCTATGCATGTCTGTA CATGCAGGATTTCATGGGAGCCAGTCCCCTCCAGGTCGTTGCGTGGGCAGTGCCCATGGCAGTTGGTGGGCTCATTCTCTCTGTCGCTGGAGGTTATCTACTCCACATGCTCAACGGAACCATCCTTATTATAATAGCTTGTCTGGGCTACCTCGCATCCGGTCTTTTATTCGCACTGATCCCACTCGGAGGAAACTACTGGGCTTTCGTATTTCCCGCCATGATCGGCGGCACAATCGGCATAGACATCAGCTTCAACGTCACCAACATCTTCATCACCACGAATCTGTCCAAGGAAAGACAAGGACTAGCGGGCGCGTTGATCAACTGTACTCTCCACTTCGGAATTGCCATCATGTTGGCGTTTGCCGATATCGTCCAGGTTCACACTGAGGAGTATTTGGGTCTTCGGAAGAGTTACCAGGCGGCATTCTGGTTCCAGGTTGGGTTGGCTGGATTTGCGTTGGCTGTGGTGATTGCGTTCGTGCGTATCGAGAGTGCGAAGAGTGAGTTGACTGTGGATGAGAAGCTTGAGTTGGAAGCTGCTGCGCGGCAGACTTAG